A region from the Saccharomonospora azurea NA-128 genome encodes:
- a CDS encoding (2Fe-2S)-binding protein, with product MDTEITLIVDGHRHTVKVDTRITLLDLLRNRLGITSPKKGCDHGQCGSCTVLRDGRRVTTCLTFAAAADGSTITTSDGLRGEDGSPHPLHRSFLDHDGLQCGYCTPGQICSAAGMLAEAQAGWPSAVTPLTAATPALDADEIRERLSGNLCRCGAYQGIVAAVTSVAEAQGLAGPATAQRSAES from the coding sequence ATGGATACCGAGATCACGCTCATCGTCGACGGCCATCGTCACACGGTCAAGGTCGACACCCGGATCACCCTCCTCGACCTCCTGCGGAACCGACTCGGGATCACCTCGCCGAAGAAGGGGTGCGACCACGGCCAGTGTGGTTCGTGCACCGTGCTGAGGGACGGGCGGCGGGTCACGACGTGTCTGACCTTCGCCGCCGCGGCCGACGGCTCCACGATCACCACCAGCGACGGCCTCCGCGGGGAGGACGGGTCACCGCATCCACTGCACCGCTCCTTCCTCGACCATGACGGCCTGCAGTGCGGCTACTGCACCCCGGGCCAAATCTGTTCGGCGGCCGGAATGCTGGCCGAGGCACAGGCGGGCTGGCCGAGCGCCGTCACTCCACTCACCGCGGCCACGCCCGCACTCGACGCCGACGAGATCCGGGAGCGCCTGAGCGGGAACCTGTGCCGCTGCGGCGCCTACCAGGGCATCGTCGCCGCCGTCACGTCGGTGGCGGAAGCGCAGGGACTGGCCGGGCCGGCCACCGCGCAGCGGAGCGCCGAGTCGTGA
- a CDS encoding STAS domain-containing protein — MACRKDLVDVRIDRPAIGLVVVRVTGEVDILGAPTVRQCIDTSLPSARAFVLDLSDTTFFGAAGLSVLVHVSALAERLSVRWALVGSTAVLRPLRVTNLERELPVCRDFSAAVLAAATSPAMS, encoded by the coding sequence ATGGCATGCAGGAAGGACCTCGTCGACGTGCGAATCGACAGGCCTGCGATCGGGCTGGTCGTCGTGCGGGTCACCGGTGAGGTCGACATCCTCGGAGCACCCACGGTGCGGCAGTGCATCGACACGTCGCTGCCCTCTGCCCGCGCGTTCGTTCTGGACCTCAGCGACACCACGTTCTTCGGCGCCGCCGGGCTGTCCGTCCTGGTCCACGTGTCCGCGCTCGCCGAACGGCTCTCGGTGCGCTGGGCTCTGGTGGGCTCGACGGCCGTTCTACGGCCGCTGCGGGTCACGAACCTGGAGCGGGAGTTGCCGGTGTGCCGCGACTTCAGCGCCGCCGTACTCGCGGCCGCCACGTCGCCGGCGATGTCCTGA
- a CDS encoding FAD binding domain-containing protein, whose protein sequence is MIPFEYRRAEDAATAVATVTDNRRASYLAGGTNLVDHMKLGITSPEVLIDISGLELDAVEELPDGGVRLGAGARNSDVAAHPLVRARYPALSQALLAGASGQLRNLATVGGNLLQRTRCVYFQDVTTPCNKRSPGEGCSALGGYTRYHAVLGASEHCIAVHPSDMAVALAALDAVVRIRTVNGERTVPAVELHRLPGEHPERDTVLEHGELITAVDLPPLPFARRSRYTKARDRAAFAFALVSVAAALDVHDGTVHDVRIAFGGLAHKPWRATAAERALRGTEATPESFHDAAELELADARPLHDNAFKIPLARSMLVSLLRELSQEDT, encoded by the coding sequence GTGATCCCGTTCGAGTACCGCAGGGCCGAGGACGCGGCCACCGCCGTCGCCACGGTCACGGACAACCGCAGAGCCTCCTACCTCGCGGGAGGCACGAACCTCGTCGACCACATGAAGCTCGGCATCACCTCCCCCGAGGTCCTCATCGACATCTCCGGCCTGGAGCTGGACGCCGTCGAGGAGCTGCCCGACGGCGGTGTCCGGCTCGGGGCGGGAGCGCGCAACAGCGACGTCGCCGCTCACCCTCTCGTGCGGGCCCGTTACCCCGCGCTGTCGCAGGCGCTGCTCGCCGGCGCGTCCGGACAACTGCGCAACCTCGCCACGGTGGGCGGCAACCTGCTGCAACGCACCCGCTGTGTCTACTTCCAGGACGTCACCACGCCGTGCAACAAGCGCTCCCCCGGTGAAGGGTGTTCGGCGCTCGGCGGGTACACGCGCTATCACGCCGTGCTCGGGGCGTCCGAGCACTGCATCGCCGTGCACCCGTCGGACATGGCCGTCGCGCTCGCCGCGCTCGACGCCGTGGTGCGCATCCGAACCGTGAACGGCGAACGCACGGTCCCCGCCGTGGAACTGCACCGCCTTCCCGGTGAGCACCCCGAGCGGGACACGGTGCTCGAACACGGCGAGCTGATCACCGCCGTCGATCTGCCCCCACTGCCGTTCGCCCGGCGATCCCGCTACACCAAGGCCCGGGACAGAGCCGCTTTCGCGTTCGCACTCGTGTCCGTGGCCGCGGCGCTGGACGTCCACGACGGCACCGTGCACGACGTGCGGATCGCCTTCGGCGGGCTCGCGCACAAACCGTGGCGCGCGACCGCGGCCGAGCGCGCGCTGCGGGGCACCGAAGCGACTCCGGAGTCCTTCCACGACGCGGCCGAACTGGAGCTCGCCGACGCGAGACCGTTGCACGACAACGCTTTCAAGATTCCGTTGGCACGCTCGATGCTCGTCTCACTCCTGCGAGAACTGTCCCAGGAGGACACATGA
- a CDS encoding xanthine dehydrogenase family protein molybdopterin-binding subunit — protein sequence MTEPLRTRAVGTDLERVDGWAKVTGVAPYADEHPVPNPAYLQAVQSTVARGRVTEVDARAATALDGVLTVLTPFNAPPLRLGHDAELEVLQSDAVWFRGQIVAAVVAETPEIARQAADLVRVSFDVRPHDVTLSADRDDLYKPEVVNPRHPTDTLTGDPDSAFDSADRAVDATYTTAMYHNNPMEPHTTVAVWHGDDDTAALTLYDSTQGVHPLRDAVAAVFDLAPERIRVVSPYVGGGFGSKGRPHAHVVLAALAARRTEGRAVTFAVSRRQMFSFVGYRTPTIQRMRLSAGTDGRLTGISNDVVELTARFKEFAEQTGLPTRTMYAAPHRRTTHRLAALDVPVPSWMRAPGECPGMFAPEVAMDELAEACGLDPVELRLRNEPERDPDTGLPFSTRNFVACLTEGARRFGWESRPRVSRSTRDGDWWVGTGVAGSTYPVLRQPGSAAASVRYRDGRYEVGIGAADLGTGSSTVLTQIAADALDVAVDDVDLRIGDTALPRAPVAGGSSGTANWGSAVVAAARQFRGKYGPDPADGDEYTGSDDGGKKRFAMAAYGAQFAEARVNVHTGEIRVPRLLGVFAVGRVINPRTARSQLVGGMTMGLSMALHEASVLDKRFGFVVNHDFAEYHIATCADVPSVEAHWIDEDDPHLNPMGSKGIGEIGIVGTAAAIANAVHHATGVRIRDLPITNDKVFEPNLSM from the coding sequence ATGACCGAGCCGTTGCGGACCCGCGCTGTCGGCACCGACCTCGAACGGGTGGACGGCTGGGCGAAGGTCACGGGAGTCGCGCCGTACGCCGACGAACATCCCGTCCCGAACCCCGCGTACCTCCAGGCGGTCCAGTCGACGGTCGCGCGAGGACGGGTCACCGAGGTCGACGCGAGGGCCGCCACGGCACTCGACGGTGTGCTCACCGTGCTGACTCCCTTCAACGCACCCCCGCTCCGACTCGGTCACGACGCGGAACTGGAGGTGCTGCAGTCGGACGCGGTGTGGTTCCGCGGCCAGATCGTCGCGGCCGTGGTGGCCGAGACGCCGGAGATCGCCCGCCAGGCGGCCGACCTCGTGCGCGTGAGCTTCGACGTGCGACCACACGACGTCACCCTGTCGGCCGACCGGGACGACCTCTACAAGCCCGAGGTCGTGAACCCTCGCCATCCGACCGACACCCTCACCGGAGACCCCGACTCGGCTTTCGACTCCGCCGACCGGGCGGTGGACGCCACCTACACCACGGCGATGTACCACAACAATCCGATGGAACCGCACACGACGGTCGCGGTGTGGCACGGCGATGACGACACCGCGGCACTCACGCTCTACGACTCGACACAGGGCGTCCATCCGCTGCGCGACGCCGTGGCGGCCGTGTTCGACCTCGCCCCCGAGCGGATCCGCGTCGTGTCGCCGTACGTGGGCGGTGGGTTCGGCTCGAAGGGAAGACCGCACGCGCACGTGGTCCTCGCGGCGCTGGCCGCCCGCCGAACCGAGGGGCGGGCCGTGACGTTCGCGGTGTCGCGCCGGCAGATGTTCTCGTTCGTCGGCTACCGCACCCCGACGATCCAGCGGATGCGGTTGTCGGCGGGTACGGACGGCAGGCTGACCGGCATCAGCAACGACGTCGTCGAGTTGACGGCGCGGTTCAAGGAGTTCGCCGAGCAGACCGGCCTGCCGACCCGGACGATGTACGCCGCGCCCCACCGGCGCACCACGCACCGGCTGGCCGCGCTGGACGTCCCCGTGCCGTCGTGGATGCGGGCGCCGGGCGAGTGTCCCGGGATGTTCGCTCCCGAGGTGGCCATGGACGAGCTCGCCGAAGCGTGCGGCCTCGACCCCGTGGAGCTGCGCCTGCGCAACGAACCCGAACGGGACCCGGACACGGGACTGCCGTTCTCGACCCGCAACTTCGTCGCCTGCCTCACCGAGGGAGCCCGGCGCTTCGGCTGGGAGTCGCGGCCCCGTGTGTCCCGCTCGACGCGCGACGGCGACTGGTGGGTGGGCACCGGTGTCGCGGGCTCGACCTACCCGGTGCTGCGGCAACCCGGGTCGGCGGCGGCGTCCGTGCGGTACCGCGACGGCCGGTACGAGGTGGGGATCGGCGCCGCCGACCTCGGCACGGGCTCGTCGACGGTGCTCACCCAGATCGCCGCCGACGCCCTGGACGTCGCTGTCGACGACGTCGACCTGCGCATCGGCGACACCGCGTTGCCGCGGGCACCGGTCGCGGGCGGGTCCTCCGGCACCGCGAACTGGGGATCGGCCGTCGTGGCGGCGGCCCGGCAGTTCCGCGGCAAGTACGGCCCCGACCCGGCCGACGGCGACGAGTACACCGGCTCGGACGACGGCGGGAAGAAGCGGTTCGCGATGGCCGCCTACGGCGCGCAGTTCGCCGAGGCCCGCGTCAACGTCCACACCGGGGAGATCCGCGTTCCCCGGCTCCTCGGCGTGTTCGCCGTCGGTCGTGTGATCAACCCGAGGACGGCGCGGTCGCAGCTCGTCGGGGGCATGACGATGGGTCTGTCGATGGCGCTGCACGAGGCGAGCGTGCTCGACAAGCGGTTCGGCTTCGTGGTGAACCACGACTTCGCCGAGTACCACATCGCGACTTGCGCCGACGTTCCCTCCGTCGAGGCGCACTGGATCGACGAGGACGACCCGCACCTCAATCCGATGGGCAGCAAGGGAATCGGAGAGATCGGCATCGTCGGCACGGCCGCCGCGATCGCCAACGCCGTGCACCACGCCACCGGCGTCCGCATCCGTGACCTGCCCATCACGAACGACAAGGTGTTCGAACCCAACCTGAGCATGTGA
- a CDS encoding DUF3140 domain-containing protein, whose product MDPRTDDLWDEFHRVVNMTSRELSEWLRTRSADVDDEELPDQAGSQLGRRVLEILGKRKTDLEDDDVDVMQRVVDRVHGQRRDDLEPTAGDVRWRHRLMTIGHDPLKPVT is encoded by the coding sequence ATGGACCCCAGGACGGACGACCTGTGGGACGAGTTCCACCGGGTCGTCAACATGACGTCGCGGGAGCTGTCCGAGTGGCTGCGGACCCGCTCCGCCGACGTCGACGACGAGGAACTCCCCGATCAGGCGGGCTCTCAACTGGGTCGGCGCGTGCTGGAGATACTGGGCAAGCGCAAGACCGACCTGGAGGACGACGACGTGGACGTGATGCAGCGCGTCGTCGACCGGGTGCACGGGCAGCGCCGCGACGACCTGGAGCCCACCGCCGGGGACGTCCGGTGGCGCCACCGCCTGATGACGATCGGCCACGACCCGCTCAAACCCGTGACCTGA
- a CDS encoding CGNR zinc finger domain-containing protein: MPFPRSEAPGELGLLEQLCNSARLLYTEDALITAASASAWLRANGVDAGEIKGKEHELLLKLRETVRDHLDGQDRTSELNKLAKVLLAPPRWSAQGEPVLPPKKTGTLDTYLGECLALVFTSGLTGELERLKVCRNPDCRWVFYDRSPAQNSVWCSMDVCGARQKMRTYRSRHAR, translated from the coding sequence ATGCCGTTCCCAAGGTCGGAAGCACCGGGCGAGTTGGGCTTGCTGGAACAGCTCTGCAACTCGGCACGGTTGCTGTACACGGAGGACGCGTTGATTACAGCGGCGAGCGCGTCCGCGTGGCTGCGTGCGAACGGCGTGGACGCGGGCGAGATCAAGGGCAAGGAACACGAACTCCTGCTGAAGTTGCGGGAGACCGTGCGCGATCACCTCGACGGCCAGGATCGGACGTCCGAACTGAACAAGCTCGCGAAGGTCTTGTTGGCACCGCCGCGGTGGTCGGCGCAGGGTGAACCCGTGCTGCCTCCCAAGAAGACCGGCACACTCGACACCTACCTCGGCGAGTGCCTCGCCCTCGTGTTCACGTCCGGGCTGACCGGCGAACTCGAGCGTCTCAAGGTCTGCCGGAACCCGGACTGCAGGTGGGTCTTCTACGATCGCTCGCCCGCACAGAACAGCGTGTGGTGCAGCATGGACGTCTGCGGTGCGCGACAGAAGATGCGTACCTACCGTTCGCGGCACGCCCGATGA
- a CDS encoding SDR family oxidoreductase has protein sequence MNQPQQSQQPPGDTGRMAPRPRDEMRDWVGRDLLHGRKALITGGDSGIGRAVAVAFAKEGADVAIAYLSEHDDAEHTAQLVRKEGRRCLLLPGDLADAAHCERIVTDTVREFDGLDLLVNNIATQQEHESFEEIDDEQWTHTFDVNIHSYFRVTAAALRHMPQGSAIVNTGSVNGLRGNKKLIDYSATKGAVHAWTFAMAQSLVPRGIRVNCVAPGPVWTPLIPATMSDEHVEQFGQQVPMGRAAEPDELAPSYVFLAANRMSSYYTGEVMAALGGETTPG, from the coding sequence GTGAACCAGCCGCAGCAGAGTCAGCAACCGCCCGGCGACACCGGCCGGATGGCACCCCGCCCCCGCGACGAGATGCGCGACTGGGTGGGCCGGGATCTGCTCCACGGACGCAAGGCGCTCATCACGGGTGGTGACTCCGGCATCGGCCGGGCGGTCGCGGTCGCGTTCGCCAAGGAGGGCGCCGACGTCGCCATCGCCTACCTCAGCGAGCACGACGACGCCGAGCACACCGCCCAGCTGGTCCGCAAGGAAGGCCGCCGCTGCCTGCTCCTGCCCGGCGATCTCGCCGACGCCGCACACTGCGAGCGGATCGTCACCGACACGGTCCGCGAGTTCGACGGCCTCGACCTGCTCGTCAACAACATCGCCACCCAGCAGGAGCACGAGTCGTTCGAGGAGATCGACGACGAGCAGTGGACGCACACGTTCGACGTCAACATCCACTCCTACTTCCGCGTGACCGCCGCGGCGCTGCGGCACATGCCCCAGGGCAGCGCGATCGTGAACACCGGATCGGTGAACGGCCTGCGGGGCAACAAGAAGCTCATCGACTACTCGGCGACGAAGGGCGCCGTGCACGCGTGGACGTTCGCCATGGCGCAATCGCTCGTTCCGCGGGGCATCCGCGTCAACTGCGTCGCACCGGGGCCCGTCTGGACCCCACTGATCCCGGCCACGATGTCCGACGAGCACGTCGAGCAGTTCGGACAGCAGGTGCCCATGGGACGCGCCGCCGAGCCCGACGAGCTCGCGCCCTCGTACGTGTTCCTCGCGGCGAACCGCATGTCGTCGTACTACACCGGCGAGGTCATGGCCGCTCTCGGCGGCGAGACCACGCCGGGCTGA
- a CDS encoding SigB/SigF/SigG family RNA polymerase sigma factor, with translation MTPDEQSRLAARDKAGGSSGYEDLSPLFNTLAALDPEDPRRTAVRDEIITRCLPLAEHIARRFVGRGEPRDDLVQVARLGLLNAIDRFDPTRGTEFVAFAVPTIMGEVRRHFRDSSWAVRVPRRLKELHLSLSQASGKLAQRLGRAPTPSELAAELGLSPEDVWDGLLAGNAYQSVSMDAAYDDEGTLPLAETVGEDDVQLENVEYHESLQPLLASLPERERRVLILRFFGNMTQTQIAERVGISQMHVSRLLARTLEFLRTRLSE, from the coding sequence GTGACTCCTGACGAGCAATCCCGCCTCGCGGCACGCGACAAGGCGGGAGGCTCAAGCGGGTACGAGGATCTCTCACCGTTGTTCAACACACTGGCCGCACTGGATCCCGAGGATCCGCGACGGACGGCTGTGCGCGACGAGATCATCACCCGTTGCCTCCCGCTCGCCGAGCACATCGCCCGGCGCTTCGTCGGCCGTGGTGAGCCGAGAGACGACCTGGTGCAGGTCGCCAGGCTGGGGCTGCTCAACGCCATCGACCGCTTCGATCCGACACGCGGTACCGAGTTCGTCGCCTTCGCCGTGCCCACGATCATGGGCGAGGTCCGGCGGCACTTCCGCGACTCGAGTTGGGCGGTCCGGGTGCCCCGGCGGCTGAAGGAGCTGCACCTGTCGTTGAGCCAGGCGAGCGGAAAACTCGCCCAGCGACTCGGCAGGGCACCGACTCCGAGCGAGCTGGCCGCCGAACTCGGTCTCTCTCCCGAGGACGTGTGGGACGGCCTGCTCGCCGGAAACGCCTACCAGTCGGTGTCGATGGACGCGGCCTACGACGACGAGGGAACACTGCCGCTCGCGGAAACCGTCGGCGAGGACGACGTGCAACTCGAGAACGTCGAGTACCACGAATCCCTGCAACCACTTCTGGCGAGCCTGCCGGAACGCGAGCGCCGCGTGCTGATCCTGCGGTTCTTCGGCAACATGACCCAGACCCAGATCGCCGAGCGCGTCGGGATCTCGCAGATGCACGTGTCGCGGTTGCTTGCGCGCACGCTCGAGTTCCTCCGCACCCGGCTCAGCGAGTGA